The genome window GGCAATGCTCTCCTTGACGGTCACCGGGATGCCCAGCAACGGGGTCAGCTCCTCCATCGACTCCACGCTGTTGATGCCCATCGCTATCACGTTGTCTATCTCCCGAGCCTCCTCCAATGCCTCCTCGAAGCGATCCTGCACGATGGCATTTATCAGGGGATTCACCTGCAAGAAATCAAACGGAAAAGTTTAGTGCACAGAAAAATAAACtacatttcaaatattttttaataatttatactTTTTAATTGATCAATAAATTATACGGATGAGTGTAAAGTTGATATTATAGGTATTTTAGGGTAACGAATAAAAAATTCGTTTTATTTACCAGCGATAATATAAAACTTCACatacaattaattcaattatttattattactcCGTAAATGACAATCGTAAATGATTATAACCATTATAACTCACCTGTCGACATCGTTCAATGTAGGCCTCCACGACTTCTTCGCTTTTAATCTGCAAGTGGAAAGCAAAGAATGTTTGAGTATTTCCGCAGGTTACCTCGCATTCCGAACAGCTCACATTCCTCTCGGattcccatacccatacccgtACCTATATACCCCTACCCCATTTCAATTCAAATTCCCAGCAATCAATTCAGCAGTCTATTGGGAAGCGGCCAGTGCCAGTGGCGAGGCAAAAAAGCAATTTgagttaaattaaaatcaataaaaagaCAAACCCAAACACAACTTGCAGTCGTGACGTTCATCGTGCGGTACATGCACTTTCGACCGCCCATTATCAGCGGCCACATGACGTATGAGTAATGTGCGAATGCCATGGGAGGGTATAGAACTCTTGGGGTCTCAGTTCAAAGAGGCTACTCTTGGAATTGATTCACTTGTCAATACATAGATCGAAGTATGCTAAAATACATAATCCAGTGCCATGAGTCGATTGAGATATCATTCAGACTGATTTCCGTGTTATTCCTCAGCGAAGTCAATAGATTTGTTGACCTGAAGAGTTCTTTATGGCTTGAGCTGGCGATCAACAATGTATCAATCAAACATGCATTaaggaaataaaaaatactCGGCGCCAACTAAAGTCACAGAGATAATAATAGGAGTATAAAGATTGTGCAATATCTTGAGTAAATTAGAATTCTAAGGCAGAAAACAAGTTATCTGTGCGGTAATCACAACAAAATGTTGACAAAGCGTTGATcgattatttaaataaaaggTAAGGAACACTAAGTAGCTAATCCACAGGCTGCAGCACGTCTTGATCACTGTTTTGCCATCCATATTTATGTGTCACAATTAATTCACAAAGAAAACATTTGCAGCGATAAAACCAAATAGgctgacaaacaaaacaataaaataaaagagtGAGTGTATATAAATGGGATTGGGAATACAAAGAATGTCGATATTTGCGGATAATAAAGCGATCAATAGATCAAAACACGTATGTTCTCCCATGACTCACATATCAGCCATGGAATTAGCAGTGAATAAACTTATAATTATGCCGAGAACCGATACAATTATAATCACCCATCAACAGCACTTAGTCTCGTAAGCACTGGCTGTGTGATGGAGCCGATAATGTAATTAATCACATTCTCACCCGCTTTTCAGATAATCTGAATTGGTAATTGATGGGGGAAGTATGTATCAATCAAACCGAGCTTCGCTGCACTCAAATCAAATGGGTATCACTCAATCGAAACCAGATACTCGTAGCGAACCACATTCTGCCATCGAGGGTAACCTCTGAACTTGATTTCAGTTAATCTGGGTAATCGGAGGCAGAAGGCCTTCCATGTGCCCCGTCTTTATTACGATTGAGACATAAATTGCCGTCTTACCACTTCGCCTTAATTTGGGCTCATGCAACGCACAAATGATGCACCGGCGTATATGAAAGCCATATACGTACGTATGTAGGTATGTGCCtatgtataattaaaattaaggctACTTGACTTTTTCAATGACTTCCAGTGTAGTAAGAAGTGTAGTGGCGGCCAGAGGGGGTTCCGACCAGGTAAACACGCTGCAACCGGCCAATAGCATGCAACCAATAATGGCAAGTCGAGGGCTTCGCCAAGGGGGGGCATGCTACAAAATCAGCGACCGAAAAGCGCTTTCGACTCCGATTCCGATCCGATACCAACGATCCACGCTCTGGTTTTTACAATGTGGAAAAGATCTTGTGGCACGGCATAGAGTATAGAGTATAGAGCATATAGCATAGAGTATACatagtatatagtataaaGAAATCGCGACACACAGATTGAAGTGCGGCTTTTAAGTACGTATGATGGTACTATATGGTGTATGAAGTACGTGCTAAAAGAGTCAACAGGCGGagcgaaaaagaaaaacacgaAAAAACGAAACACGAATTATGCGATTCAAGTACGAATCCACATGAGCAGATTTCAGATTGCAGATAGATCATCTGGTGCCTCTACCCAGAAACCTAAAACCCAGGGAATCCACTTAAGTTCGCAAGCGGACAAGGGCAATTAGCAGTATCACTTTCTTAAATGCAACTTCTGGTCGCTGAAACggcaattattattatttaatatatgtacTAGCAGTTGATCAACCAACTAGTTCTGATATAATGCCAATTACAAAATCATTACGCTTGGCTCGCTGTGAGGCAATGCCTAACCTATGGCAATGAAACCCAACGAGCAATTAAGagggtaaaaaaaaacacatataaagatgcataattaaaataataatatttagcACTCGTACGCACCATATGACCGCCTCGCCGAAACAAGACAGCGGCCATAAAAAGCGccactaaaaaataaataaagtacaATTTTCGTACTTCAGACGGACGTGCACTAAAAACCCAACtaccatccatccatccaagTGCAAGTTTTTTccatgcagcagcagcacacaGCGATTAAACAAAGGCAGCCCACTGAGCACACGATATGGTAAGTGGAGGGCGGGTGGTGGTCGCCACTTGGTGTTGCGATAAGGTCTCCCTCCCCACTCGCCGCCAGTGGTGGTGACCTCACACGATGTGGACCAACGAACGGAGCACAGATCTTGCACATCCCGTGGATAATATGTACACTAGTGGCATGTAATTGGCAGCCCGAACAGTTCGTATCTTCAACTTTGATTTTGATATGATATGGATAAAGATACAGATATAGgaacagatacagatacagcttCGCTTGCAGAGAGTGAGACCCTCGGGCCTTGCCCATATTTATGATGATTTGCGAAACTGGCGCTGGCGTCATAAAAAACGCTTGGCTAGTGCTTTAGATGACTAAGCCGGCGGTTTCCTCAATGCCTCGCGTCTATATCCCAGACCCTCggtgttttggttttgggccAATTGGCTTAAGTGCTCGCGATGGCGAGGCGGCGGTAGAAATGGAGGGGGAAAAAACCCAAATTGATTTCGATTTCATCTGGCGGTAATACTCTGGCCTAGGGTCACTCGATGCGATGTTATGCTTCTCGAAGCGTCGAAAAGACGCATTAAAAACAGGATTTTGAATAAAAACGTTTTTCATTAAATGTTGGCAAATTTCGCCATAGGAATTTTTTCCAAAATCTTCCAATAGCAAGGCAacggcaaaaagtaagaatcATCGTTATTCtgaatttataaacaaaactGCGCGCGGTTTTTTTTGTTGTCGCTGTTTTCCGCATCCGACAGCTGGGAACTTTTAAATGTTATGAACTTTAGCCACTCGATCTGAGCTTATTGACCCCTGAAGTTTGGCTATTTACTCACAATTGGCTTAATGTGAAGCAATTGCCACCTAATTATGACCTCAAATTAATAAATAGGCCTTTTACTACGCTTTCAATTCTATTAGCTATCGTTAAAATATAAACTCTATTGGTTGTGAATTGGAATTTAATGAGTAATTATTGCCAAATCTAGTTGGTAATAGGCTGACCATTTGATTAACTTTTAAACTAATATAGCCTGAAGCGAACCAGAATATTAATTCTTCTAATAATTACATTTCCTTTTAAGTGAAGCATAGACTTTGAACCTgcctttaatttgattttgcaGTTCTGTTTAAAGTTATTTGTCTGGTTAGGGTATTTACCCCTTTGCTTGCCGTCCATTCGTTCTACCCTCGACCTTTTTAATGGCTTACTTGTCTAATTGAAATGTTAGGGGCCAGTGCTCCGCGTcttataaagtgaaaaattagAAACTCGCGTCATTGTCTCGTCTGAGTTTTTACTTTCTGCcagaaaaaaaagcgaaactaTCTATTTCTCCAACTCACCGGGAGTTGGCTGCAATCAATAGCTACTATTGGCCAGTATCCAATAAATGTGGCAACAGAAACCGCCACTGTGGCAACAGTCTTTCCAATTGATTTGGCAAGTTTTCGGCCGACCCATTTACCAGGTGGCTACTGCTTTGCTTTGCGTAAGTGACCCAATTTTTGGGGGGATTGGAGGATTGCAAGTACTCACCTTTCTGGTGCGAATCAGCTTGGCCAGGTCGACGGCGGGAATCTCGAGCAGGTGGCTCCGGATGGGCGGCAACTTGCGCCGGATCACCTTGATGTTGGTGTACCGGCTGTAGGGGACGACGAACCAGCTGAAGACGATCATGGCCGAGCGCAGGAAGCGGCGCATGATGTACCCCAGGATCCTGGAACAGAGTAGCACAGCAATTTTGACGGTTTTCTCTCAACGCACCACTCGATGGGGGAAAATGTGATGTGATCTGCGTATCTCCGACTGGATACGCTGGATAACGAGATTCTACAACGCGGCTAACACAGacaccaaacacacacacagcagcCAACGAACAGCAACAGGTTGCCAGGATTGTGCAATCCGCAATCGGCAATCCGCAGCTGACGACTGCAATCGACTTTTTGGCTTGCACAATTTTTTTGGGTACCGAGAGTTGAGAGCTCGACGAGAtgcttttggctttttggcttgGTCAGTTGGCTAATAGTCGAGTCGCGGCTTTCTGGACTGCATTGGCCGCTAGCAATCGTAGTTGGCAGTGCTATCTGCGGGATGCACTCGCGAATTAGCCGATTGGGAACAGCCGAGCTGCCGACGCATGCCCAGCCTTTGGCCGGCTTTCATTTTGTTTCACTCAAAACACACTGGCTATCTCAATCTGCATCAGCATCTGCATGTGCATCTGAATCGGTATCGCTTTCGGTTTCtttctgtatatatatatgtatctgtacGTGTGTATCTGATGGATCCACGAGCCGAACCGACGCGAGCGAGACGAGCTGAGTAAATAAACGCTGGTTAAGCTTGCCACCGAGTATTTAAAGCCCGACTCTCCCATTTCCCAATCTCCCAAGCGCTGCGAAGCTCTATCTGCTCGGAAACTGGTTCTCTTAGGCTGTCTCTTAAGATCCGCTTGGGCATAATGACCGGCGTGATTGTGAACGTGATTCCCGGCTGGCCCAAAGGAAATGGCCATAAAGCGAGCAAGTGCGTCATTCCGTAGATCGACAATTACATGGCCTGAACTCTTGATCCCAAGTGATTAAAGTAGCATTCGAATCTTGGAAAGATATCGCCTTGTTTACAACGTTGCGAACAAAGGGAGGACTCCCATCGTAATTACACAGATCGGCGAGAGCAAGTGGGCTATGGCTATGGCTTTCGGATCGTATCGGGCTGTTTAGGCCATGTACATATGCTGACCCCACTACCAGCTAAAACTGAGATCACTGCGCACATATTAGTGCAACGTCagtttgaaaataaatattgattCCACGAGGCGAGGTTTCCGGGGGAAAAGCCCGCATTGAGAAAACATTTCCAAGGAACTAGAACCTTGAACCAACTTCTACACCTCGCTAACAAGTTAGTAACTGGCCAGGAACAGGTATTTTCTAAAATTAGCTAGAATTTCTATACAAGAGAAAACTATTTCAAGGCCATCATGGTCCTCAAGAACTGATGGCTACGTCGACTTTGTCGATAAGGAGCAATAATTATGGGAAAGACGATGCTATTTTAAGCTGAATCCCCAAGATGTGGGCAATGATCTTGGCGAGATAATAATATGCCCACGCTTATACtttacttttacttttaaGAAGATGCTACTGGTTATTCTAACTTGCTCACCACTCAGATAAGAACCAATAGAATAAAAGTATTTGAATGAATTAATTAGTATCTATTAAAATTGCCAAAGAATCTTACAGATCATTGCTCCCTAAAAGTTCGTCACGTTCATACTTTGTATGCTAATCTCGTTATTACACAGCAATTTGAATAATAtgtcttattattattgaaaatCGGTTTCTAGGAATTAATTTGAGTACAATTCTTTCCCTGTGCATGAATCTTAATTAATCGCCTGCGCGTGGATGAACCAGTTATGCCCATCAATTAACATCACTAAACGTAGTACTTGCGGATTACTAATCCGCCTGACACTTATGGTGAGCATTGAGGCGTAAGTTATCCAGCCACGACAttcaaattacattttaattgtgCTGGTCATTAGGGAATAATTGCCGCACATTAGGCTCGTGGCCTGTCAGTTTttcaagaaaaacaaaatgctGTTTTGATTTCAGGCGGATCGCGCTTACTATAAGATCACGCTATCCAAGATGTCAGCAAGGTGATATAATCGGAGTACAGAACAAAACAAAGCATTCGATCTCCACTAAATGGCATGGCATCGCGGATGACTAACCTCTCATTATCTGGTGGTCAGCTGAGGCAATTCCCCCCATGAAACCGAAAGGATGCGCGACATTCTCGGTGGAAACTCCCCAAGGTGAAGCGCAAAGAGAGACTCTTTTTCTTAttctttttcgttttttgggCTACCAGGTATTGTTTATCGCAGTCTTTAGATAGTTAACAAAAAGCTCCCACTCTTAGGCGAATGTTAAGAGCAACTCAAAAGAGATAAGACTACGAGCTTCCGACGACTTTTGGATGGAGGGCCACTTTCAGTGACGATAAAAGTGGCCGCGGATCAAGTCGGCCCGCAAAACTTTCCACACACATCATACATGTGTGTACTGGCTACAGATTAGTTGACCCACAAGTAGCAACAAAAAAGAACAATGTTGTCACAGAATTTGCGCCTCGTCCGGGGATTGCTTAATTACGGAGTTTGCCGCCCGGGCTTGAGAAACTTTGCAGCCGTTGGCGATAAAAACAACGCAGCCGATAATGCTAATGCCAGCGATGTGGACGAACGCCACCCGCTGCACGGTATCCGGATTTTGGACCTATCGCGCATCATCGCGGGCCCCTATTGCACCATGGTTCTGGCGGATCTCGGTGCGGAAGTTATCAAGGTGGAGCGTCCACACTTTGGCGATGAGGCGCGTAAGTGGGGACCACCCTTTCTAGAGAACAGCAACGATGCCGCCTACTTCCTGGCCCCCAATCGCAATAAGCGGAGCATCTGTATCGATATCAAGCGCGGCACACAGCTCCTCCATCGCCTGGCCGAGATCAGCGACGTGCTGGTGGAGAACTATGTGCCCGGCACCTTGGAGCGTTACGGCCTGGGCTACGAGCAGTTGCGTAAGGTGAATCCCAAGCTGATCTATTGCTCCATGACGGGTTATGGCTCTGTGGGACCGTATGCCAAGCGACCCGGCTACGATGTGATTGCCTCTTCGGTTGGTGGACTGATGCACATCACCGGGGAGCGGAATGGACCGCCCAGCaaggtgggcgtggctgtgACCGACATTTCTACGGGACTGTACGCCCATGGAGCGATTTTGGCAGCCCTCTATCAAAGGACCCGCACGCAACGTGGCCAGAAGATCGAAGTCGACCTGTTGTCCACCTGCTGCTCCCTGCTGCTCAACGTGGGTAGCAACTACCTGAATTCCGGGGTCGAAGCAGGAAGGATGGGCACCGCGCACTCCAGCATCGTTCCGTATCAGAGTTTCAAGACGAAGGACGGC of Drosophila mauritiana strain mau12 chromosome 3R, ASM438214v1, whole genome shotgun sequence contains these proteins:
- the LOC117142639 gene encoding succinate--hydroxymethylglutarate CoA-transferase, producing MLSQNLRLVRGLLNYGVCRPGLRNFAAVGDKNNAADNANASDVDERHPLHGIRILDLSRIIAGPYCTMVLADLGAEVIKVERPHFGDEARKWGPPFLENSNDAAYFLAPNRNKRSICIDIKRGTQLLHRLAEISDVLVENYVPGTLERYGLGYEQLRKVNPKLIYCSMTGYGSVGPYAKRPGYDVIASSVGGLMHITGERNGPPSKVGVAVTDISTGLYAHGAILAALYQRTRTQRGQKIEVDLLSTCCSLLLNVGSNYLNSGVEAGRMGTAHSSIVPYQSFKTKDGYLTLGTGSDVQFEDLCRRLKVDHLAQNPKFKTNKDRVTNRVELLGILEQMLAEDTSRNWMKLFEGASFPVGPVNSIPEVFEDEHIKAIGLVKSLRHPKDGTVKVVGPPVTFSEARNDARTAPPILGQHTDEVLGELLGYGPDELAKLKKDNIIQ